GTTATTACACACGCATGCAATTTGCTGACCGCATCATTCAACTCATCATCAGCGTTTTTCTTATCGTAGGCGTTTACCAATTCTACTTCTGGTGTCAGCGCAACCACGTTGCCAAGCCACGCGAACTCCGCTCCCCCATTGATGACAGAATCCCCTATCGCCCGCGCTGGGTCTGGATTTATAGCTTTCTTTACTACCCCGTCATTGTCGCCATTAACTGGGTCGTCACCTCGCCGCGACACTACCTTTACGTCGTCATCAGTTTCATGTTTCTCCTCGGCCTGCAAATGTTCTTCTTTACTTTCTTTCCCGTAGCCACGCCAATCGAGTGGCGCACCTGCAATGCCCGACGCGGCCGTTCCGAACGCTTCCTCGCCTTCGTGCAAACCTTCGATGCCCGCTCCAATAGCTTTCCCAGCATGCACACTTCTGTCGCCACTCTCACCGCCCTGCATCTATTTCCTGTGTTCGGCCCCTGGGCCTTCGCCTTCCCCATTCTGATTGCCTTAAGCTGCCTCTTCACCAAGCAACATTACATTATCGATCTTCCCGCAGGCGCCCTCCTCGGCTGGGTCGCCTTCAGCTGTTTTAAACTCATTTACTGAACCTGGGGCCGGACCGCTCTTACTCTCGCCGGGTTCCCTCGGGCAATCTCCGTTCATTCATGAAAAATTATTCATCCTTTTGCTACCAAACTCATCTTGCTTTCCTCCGGCCAACTGACTACGTTTGCAGCTCCTTAGGATTACCATGAAATTAAAGTATCGCGCCGCTGCGCTTCTATTTTGTTTTTTTCCCTT
The Pedosphaera parvula Ellin514 DNA segment above includes these coding regions:
- a CDS encoding phosphatase PAP2 family protein; translation: MQFADRIIQLIISVFLIVGVYQFYFWCQRNHVAKPRELRSPIDDRIPYRPRWVWIYSFLYYPVIVAINWVVTSPRHYLYVVISFMFLLGLQMFFFTFFPVATPIEWRTCNARRGRSERFLAFVQTFDARSNSFPSMHTSVATLTALHLFPVFGPWAFAFPILIALSCLFTKQHYIIDLPAGALLGWVAFSCFKLIY